ATGCCGAAGGCCAGCTGGGCGATCTGCATGAAACCGCTGATCAGACGACTGGAGCCGGATATGACGTCGCGGGCGGTCAGCTCCACGACCGCCAGCGTGATGGCCGCACCGGGCAGGAACACCGCCAGCGGCGGGATCAGCGCTCGCAGGCTCACGTGGTCCAAGCCCATCCGCTGGGCGCCGGCGATGCAGATCGCCGACACGGCGAACGCGCTCACCGCCGGGACGAGGTGCTGCAACATCGGGAGCCGCCGGCCGGCCACGCAGAAGACACCCACCATGAAGCCGAGCACCGTGGCGATCAACAGGTTCAGCGGGGTCGGCTCCATGACCAGGGCCAGACCTGCGCTCTGGATCCCGTAGCCGAGGACGGCGATCGCGCTCGGGTACCGGTTCGGCATGGCCAGGATGGCGTCGAGTCTGGCCTCGCCGTCCGCCGGTGACACCCGGCCGTGCCGGGCATCCGAGATCAGTCTGGCCAGCGGGAACGTCTGGTCGAAGCGCAGGTCGTGGTCGAGGTTCGCCGCCTCGACCACCGTCCCGGTGGTGGTGGACGGGCCGACGACCTGCACGTAGTTGGGCAGCGCGATGTAGTTGTTGGGCAGCCCGTAGGCCGCCGATGCGCGGGCCAGCATCTGACGGATCAGGGTGACCGGGTAGTTCGCGGCACCCATCGCCGCCCCGAGCCGAGCGATGAAGCGGATCTGCTGTTGGACAGCGTGCTCGGTCATCGCGGCCGGATTCAGTGCGCCGCCGCGTCCCAGCTGCGCCCGTACCCGACCGAGACCTCCAACGGCACATCGAGCGGGTAGGCGTTGCCCATGTGCTCGCGGACCAGCGCCTCCAGGGTGTCGCGCTCCCCCTCGGCGACCTCGAACAGCAATTCGTCGTGGACCTGCAGCAACATCCGTGACTTGAGCCCCGCGGATTTCATCGCCGCGTCGACGTTGATCATCGCCACCTTGATGATGTCGGCGGCGCTGCCCTGGATGGGCGCGTTGAGGGCTGCCCGTTCGGCGGCCTCCCGCACGTTGCGGTTGCTGCTGTCCAGCTCCGGCAGATACCGGCGACGCCCGAGAACGGTGGACGTGTAGCCGTCCTTGCGGGCCTGATCGACGACATCACGCAGGTAGTCCCGGATCCCGCCGAATCGGTCGAAGTACTGCTCCATCTGGGTCTTGGCCTCTTCGGTGCTGATCTTCAGCTGGGCCGACAGCCCGTACGCGCTCAGCCCGTAGGCCAGCCCGTAGGACATCGCCTTGACCCGGCGGCGCAATTCCGGGGTGACCTCGTCGATGGGCACGTCGAAGGCCCGCGACGCCACGAACGAGTGCAGGTCCTCACCGGTGTTGAAGGCCTCGATCAGCCCCTCGTCGCGGGACAGGTGCGCCATGATGCGCATCTCGATCTGGCTGTAGTCCGCGGTCATCAGCTCGGCGTAACCCTCACCCACCACGAACCCGTCCCGGATCCGGCGACCGGCCTCGGTGCGGATCGGGATGTTCTGCAGATTGGGCTCGGTGGACGAGAGCCGGCCGGTGGCCGCGATGGTCTGGTTGAACGTGGTGTGGATGCGACCGTCGGAGGCCACCGAGTTCAGCAGCCCGTCGACGGTGACCTTGAGCCGGGTGGCGTCGCGGTGCGCCAGCAGATGCTGCAGGAACGGGTGCCCGGTCTTGTCGAAAAGGCTCTGCAGGGCATCGGCGTCCGTGGTGTAGCCGGTCTTGGTCTTCTTGGTCTTGGGCATCTCCAGCTCGTCGAACAGCACCACCTGCAGTTGCTTCGGCGAGCCGAGGTTGATCTGCTTGCCGATCACCGCGTAGGCGGCCTCGGCCGCGTCGCGGATCTGATCGCCGAACTCGCTCTGCAGCCCCTCCAGGAACTCCACGTCGACGGCGATGCCGGTGCTCTCCAGTTCGGCCAGCACCCGCTGCACCGGCAGCTCCATCCGGCCGAGCAGCGACGAGGAGTCGATGCGAGCCAGTTCCTCGTCCAGCGCATCGGCGAGGTCCATCACCGCCCCGGCCCGCAACAGCAGCGCCTGCACCGCCTGCTCATCGACGCCGTCGTTGTCGTCCAGCAACGAAAGTTGTTGTTGCTCAGGGTTGTCCGCACGCAGTTCACGCTTGAGGTAGCGCAGCGAGAGGTCGTCGAGCGAGAAGCTGCGCTGCCCCGGCCGCACCAGATAGGCGGCCAGGGCGGTATCGGAGGTCACCCCGGCCAACTTCCAGCCGCGTCCCTCCAGTTCGTGCATGGCGAGCTTGGCCTCGTGCAGGGCCTTCGGTGGGCCGGGATCGGCCAGCCACGACGACAGCGCGGCCTCGTCGTCGGGGTGCAGGGTGGTGGTGTCGATGTACCGGCCGTCACCGTCGTTGGCGACGATCGCCAGCGCCGTCGTGTCCGCGTCGAAGGCCAGACGGGTGCCGACCACTGCGACACCGAAACGGTTGCCCAGGCTGTGTTCGGACAGCCAGGTCGCCAGTTCGCCGGGTTGCAGCGCACCACCGCGCACCTCGAAGCCCTGATCCACCTCCGGGTCGGCCGAGGCCAGCGTGTCGAACAGCCGATCGCGCAGCACCCGGAACTCCAGGTCGTCGAACAGTCGGTGGATCTGATCGCGGTCCCACGGCAGCATGCGCAGCGTGTCCGGCGTGTGCGGCAGCGGCACGTTCTTCACCAGCTCGGTGAGTTCCCGGTTGAGCACCACCGAAGAAAGGTTGGCGCGCAACGCATCTCCGACCTTGCCCTTGACCTTGTCGACGTTGTCGACCAGGCCCTGCAGCGAACCGTGCTCGACGATCCACTTGGTCGCGGTCTTCTCCCCCACTCCCGGGATGCCCGGCAGGTTGTCGCTCGGGTCCCCGCGCAGCGCCGCGAAATCCGGGTACTGCGACGGGGTGAGCCCGTACTTGGCCTGAACGGCCTCCGGGGTGAAGCGGGTCAGCTCGCTGACGCCCTTGATCGGGTACAGCACCGTCACGTCATCGCTGACCAGCTGCAGCGAGTCCCGGTCCCCGGTCACCACCAGGACGCGGTAGCCCGCCTCCTGGGCCTGGGTGGCCAGCGTGGCGATGATGTCGTCGGCCTCGAAGCCCTGCTCGGCGAGCACCGTGATGCCCAGCGCGTTGAGCACCTCCTTGGTGATGTCGATCTGCCCGCGGAACTCGTCGGGAGTGGCCGAACGCCCCTCCTTGTACTCCGGGTACTTCTCCTTGCGGAAGGTCTGCCGTGACACGTCGAACGCGGCGGCGATGTGGCTGGGCTGCTCGTCGCGCAGCAGGTTGATCAACATCGCGGTGAAGCCGTAGACGGCGTTGGTGGTCAGCCCGCCCTGGGTCTTGAAGTTCTCCGCCGGCAACGCATAGAAGGCACGGAAGGCCAGCGAGTTGCCGTCCAGCAGCATCAACGTGGGCTTCTCGTCGACGACGGGCGTCGTATCGGCTTTTCCAGCGGCAGTCTTGGCGGGGCTCACGCACCCAACTCTAGGCATCGGCCCCGACAGCTGGACCGGCACTGCCGCCGCCCGTCGGACATGTTGTGATGGGCCCCACCCCGCGGAAAACTGCAACACGTTTCAGTTTGGCCTGTGCACTGGGTAGTCTGACCCTCGTGCCAGCAGCATCGACAGCGCCCGCGATCGAAGGGTGGTTTTCCACCGACGACGCCGGCCAGACGCACCTCATCGGCGGCAAGTGCACCCAGTGCGCCACCTACGTCTTCCCACCCCGGGAAAACAACTGCCCCAACCCCGGCTGTGACAGCGACACCCTGGCCCTCGTGCCGCTGTCCCGGCACGGGAAGGTGTGGAGCTACACCGAAAACCGCTACGCACCCCCACCGCCCTACCCGTCCCCGGACCCGTTCCAACCGTTCGCCGTCGCCGCCGTCGAACTCGCCGACGAAGGCCTCATCGTGCTCGGCAAAGTCGTCGAAGGCACCCTGGCCGCCGACCTCAAAGTCGGCATGCCCATGGAACTGACCACCATGACCCTGTACGTCGACGACGACGGAGTCGCACGCACCACCCACGCCTGGAGGATCGCCCAATGAGCCCGGACCCGGTCTACATCCTCGGTGCCGGCATGCACCCCTGGGGCAAATGGGGCCGCGACTTCACCGAATACGGCGTCGTCGCCGCCCGCGCCGCGCTGGCCGAAGCCGGCCTCGACTGGCGCCAAATCCAACTCGTCGCCGGCGCGGACACCATCCGCAACGGCTACCCCGGCTTCGTCGCCGGCGCCACCTTCGCCCAAAAACTCGGCTGGAACGGCATCCCCGTCACCAGCAGCTACGCCGCCTGCGCATCCGGCAGCCAAGCCCTGCAATCCGCCCGCGCCCAAATCCTGGCCGGGTTCTGCGACGTCGCCCTGGTCATCGGCGCCGACACCACCCCCAAAGGCTTCTTCGCCCCCGTCGGCGG
This region of Mycolicibacterium diernhoferi genomic DNA includes:
- a CDS encoding Zn-ribbon domain-containing OB-fold protein, with translation MPAASTAPAIEGWFSTDDAGQTHLIGGKCTQCATYVFPPRENNCPNPGCDSDTLALVPLSRHGKVWSYTENRYAPPPPYPSPDPFQPFAVAAVELADEGLIVLGKVVEGTLAADLKVGMPMELTTMTLYVDDDGVARTTHAWRIAQ
- a CDS encoding threonine/serine ThrE exporter family protein, producing the protein MTEHAVQQQIRFIARLGAAMGAANYPVTLIRQMLARASAAYGLPNNYIALPNYVQVVGPSTTTGTVVEAANLDHDLRFDQTFPLARLISDARHGRVSPADGEARLDAILAMPNRYPSAIAVLGYGIQSAGLALVMEPTPLNLLIATVLGFMVGVFCVAGRRLPMLQHLVPAVSAFAVSAICIAGAQRMGLDHVSLRALIPPLAVFLPGAAITLAVVELTARDVISGSSRLISGFMQIAQLAFGILIATQLLGADGTQLSSDAVNKIGPWSPWVGVAVYAVGVMLFLAPPLSFLPWLGLIVYTAFAGQFLGDLVFGSYASGFCGGLVLTVAALAISRRRAAPPAIAMILPGFWLLVPGSMGLIGVTELFGADGDSAFPATVISMISVALGLQAGLVLWQLTRFRRRAAP
- the polA gene encoding DNA polymerase I, whose protein sequence is MPRVGCVSPAKTAAGKADTTPVVDEKPTLMLLDGNSLAFRAFYALPAENFKTQGGLTTNAVYGFTAMLINLLRDEQPSHIAAAFDVSRQTFRKEKYPEYKEGRSATPDEFRGQIDITKEVLNALGITVLAEQGFEADDIIATLATQAQEAGYRVLVVTGDRDSLQLVSDDVTVLYPIKGVSELTRFTPEAVQAKYGLTPSQYPDFAALRGDPSDNLPGIPGVGEKTATKWIVEHGSLQGLVDNVDKVKGKVGDALRANLSSVVLNRELTELVKNVPLPHTPDTLRMLPWDRDQIHRLFDDLEFRVLRDRLFDTLASADPEVDQGFEVRGGALQPGELATWLSEHSLGNRFGVAVVGTRLAFDADTTALAIVANDGDGRYIDTTTLHPDDEAALSSWLADPGPPKALHEAKLAMHELEGRGWKLAGVTSDTALAAYLVRPGQRSFSLDDLSLRYLKRELRADNPEQQQLSLLDDNDGVDEQAVQALLLRAGAVMDLADALDEELARIDSSSLLGRMELPVQRVLAELESTGIAVDVEFLEGLQSEFGDQIRDAAEAAYAVIGKQINLGSPKQLQVVLFDELEMPKTKKTKTGYTTDADALQSLFDKTGHPFLQHLLAHRDATRLKVTVDGLLNSVASDGRIHTTFNQTIAATGRLSSTEPNLQNIPIRTEAGRRIRDGFVVGEGYAELMTADYSQIEMRIMAHLSRDEGLIEAFNTGEDLHSFVASRAFDVPIDEVTPELRRRVKAMSYGLAYGLSAYGLSAQLKISTEEAKTQMEQYFDRFGGIRDYLRDVVDQARKDGYTSTVLGRRRYLPELDSSNRNVREAAERAALNAPIQGSAADIIKVAMINVDAAMKSAGLKSRMLLQVHDELLFEVAEGERDTLEALVREHMGNAYPLDVPLEVSVGYGRSWDAAAH